One Bacillota bacterium genomic window carries:
- a CDS encoding cysteine--tRNA ligase, whose translation MRVFNTLTRKKEDFRPRDPDKVSIYQCGVTPYDYTHMGHARQYVLWDVIRRYLKYKGYKVFCVQNVTDIDDKIIAKANKAGKTIGQVAEEFNEEFLSSMDALGVVRPDVYPRVTDHIDEIIEVISGLVEKGHAYETEAGVYFDVSSFPSYGKLSKRSLDEMQAGARVEVDERKDDPMDFALWKKAKPGEPSWNSPWGPGRPGWHIECSTMALKYLGFGFDMHGGGTDLIFPHHENEIAQSEAYVGREPFARYWLHHEMLNVGKQKMSKSLGNFFVVRDVLKRYRPEVVRYFLLSVHYRSPANFGEAELEAAKSGWERLQNVIYAVEHLLKRFSERLPCSALDEALDEGAPSAIAPAAAAAAARLENAIEGARSRFLEGMDDDFNTALALAALHDLATEANIFINRDDLVPTPATVDLLRRLLGAFRELGGILGLVPGEDAGFAFSPSMAVATPGMAAGGGCADPGLVAKLVDLLIDMRQAARERKDWATADEIRGRLAALGIALEDTPQGTRWKMTDEDNR comes from the coding sequence ATTAGGGTGTTCAACACATTAACGCGTAAGAAGGAAGATTTCAGGCCGAGGGACCCTGACAAGGTGTCTATCTACCAGTGCGGCGTTACACCCTATGACTACACGCATATGGGGCACGCGCGGCAATACGTCCTGTGGGATGTTATCCGTCGCTATTTGAAATACAAGGGCTACAAGGTATTCTGTGTCCAGAATGTCACAGATATTGATGACAAGATAATCGCAAAGGCCAACAAGGCCGGTAAAACGATCGGCCAGGTAGCAGAGGAATTCAACGAGGAATTCCTAAGTTCGATGGATGCCCTGGGCGTTGTGAGGCCCGATGTCTACCCCAGGGTGACGGATCATATCGACGAGATAATAGAGGTGATAAGCGGGCTGGTCGAGAAGGGGCACGCCTACGAGACTGAGGCTGGTGTATACTTTGACGTGTCGAGCTTTCCCTCATACGGCAAGCTTTCGAAGCGGAGCCTGGATGAAATGCAGGCGGGCGCCCGCGTCGAGGTGGATGAGCGGAAGGACGATCCCATGGATTTTGCGCTGTGGAAGAAGGCCAAGCCCGGGGAGCCTTCCTGGAATAGCCCGTGGGGCCCGGGCCGCCCTGGCTGGCATATTGAGTGCTCGACCATGGCCCTTAAGTACCTGGGTTTTGGGTTCGATATGCACGGGGGCGGGACCGATTTAATATTCCCACATCATGAAAATGAGATCGCCCAGTCCGAGGCATATGTAGGCAGGGAGCCATTCGCCAGGTACTGGCTCCACCACGAGATGCTCAATGTGGGCAAGCAGAAGATGTCGAAGTCCCTTGGCAACTTTTTTGTGGTGAGGGATGTATTAAAGAGGTACCGCCCGGAAGTGGTGCGGTATTTTCTCCTCTCGGTGCACTATAGGAGCCCTGCCAATTTCGGCGAGGCTGAGCTCGAGGCGGCGAAGAGCGGGTGGGAGCGGCTCCAAAACGTAATTTACGCTGTTGAGCATCTTTTGAAGCGTTTCTCGGAGCGTCTCCCGTGCTCGGCACTGGATGAGGCACTGGACGAGGGTGCACCCTCGGCAATTGCGCCCGCGGCAGCCGCGGCAGCCGCGAGGCTCGAGAATGCCATCGAGGGTGCGCGGTCCAGGTTCCTCGAGGGGATGGACGACGATTTCAATACAGCGCTGGCCTTGGCAGCCCTTCACGACCTGGCAACGGAGGCTAATATCTTTATCAACCGGGATGACCTGGTCCCCACGCCGGCAACGGTTGATCTCCTTCGGAGACTCTTGGGCGCCTTCAGGGAGCTCGGTGGCATACTTGGCCTGGTTCCCGGGGAAGATGCCGGCTTTGCCTTTTCACCTTCCATGGCGGTTGCGACGCCGGGCATGGCGGCGGGCGGCGGGTGCGCGGACCCTGGCCTGGTTGCGAAGCTTGTTGACCTCTTGATCGATATGCGCCAGGCTGCGAGGGAGCGGAAGGACTGGGCGACCGCGGACGAGATAAGGGGTAGGCTCGCGGCCCTGGGGATCGCCCTGGAGGATACCCCTCAGGGGACGCGATGGAAGATGACTGATGAGGATAACCGATGA
- the rlmB gene encoding 23S rRNA (guanosine(2251)-2'-O)-methyltransferase RlmB: MPGQPAQGGSWLIAGRNPVIESLRAGRRISRILIAEGSRGKPIDQIAELASARGMALEYVSRETLDRLAGSEAESHQGVVAFARPKEYVTLDHILEAAGKGDAPPLIVALDGIEDPRNFGAILRTCDACGVHGVIIRERRAVGLTPAVAKASAGAIESVPVARVTNLAQAIERLKQHGIWIAGAHGGEARDEGHSQTLSIWDADFTVPLAVIVGGEGRGVGRLLLESCDFVVSIPMMGRVSSLNASVALAVVLYEVLRQRQRQGS, from the coding sequence CTGCCGGGGCAGCCTGCACAGGGGGGTAGCTGGCTCATAGCGGGCAGGAATCCAGTTATCGAGTCTCTGAGGGCTGGCAGGCGGATTTCGAGGATATTGATCGCTGAGGGCTCCCGTGGAAAGCCTATAGACCAGATCGCTGAGCTCGCCTCCGCCAGGGGGATGGCGCTGGAATACGTCTCGCGCGAGACGCTTGACAGGCTTGCGGGTTCTGAGGCGGAATCACACCAGGGCGTTGTGGCCTTCGCCCGGCCGAAGGAGTATGTGACTCTCGATCACATCCTGGAAGCGGCGGGGAAGGGTGATGCGCCGCCCCTTATAGTCGCCCTCGATGGGATCGAGGATCCGCGCAATTTCGGCGCCATTCTGAGGACCTGCGATGCCTGCGGGGTGCATGGCGTCATAATCCGCGAGAGGAGGGCGGTTGGCCTGACTCCTGCGGTGGCGAAGGCATCCGCGGGCGCCATTGAGAGCGTGCCGGTGGCGCGCGTCACCAATCTTGCGCAGGCTATCGAGAGGTTGAAACAGCATGGCATTTGGATAGCAGGGGCCCACGGCGGCGAGGCCCGCGATGAAGGCCACTCTCAGACCCTCTCGATCTGGGATGCCGACTTCACCGTGCCGCTCGCGGTTATCGTCGGTGGCGAGGGGCGCGGTGTTGGGCGCCTGCTCCTGGAATCTTGCGACTTTGTGGTGAGTATCCCCATGATGGGGCGGGTTAGCTCCCTCAATGCTTCAGTTGCCCTTGCTGTGGTGCTTTACGAGGTGTTAAGGCAGCGTCAGCGGCAGGGTAGCTAG
- a CDS encoding ribonuclease III: MEEEVPMLALAYIGDAVYELYIRASLVYKGFTDVDLLHHKAVARVKAEAQARALEMLEPFLTDEEKDIVRRGRNAKGGRGPRRQGVIDYRHSTGFEALLGHLFLAGNIDRLTELLRKVELREGC, translated from the coding sequence ATGGAGGAAGAGGTGCCGATGCTCGCGCTAGCGTACATCGGTGATGCAGTCTATGAGCTTTATATCCGGGCAAGCCTCGTCTACAAGGGTTTCACCGATGTGGATCTCCTACATCATAAGGCCGTTGCGCGCGTCAAGGCTGAAGCCCAGGCGAGAGCCCTGGAGATGCTCGAGCCCTTTTTGACCGATGAGGAGAAGGACATTGTGCGGCGGGGACGAAATGCCAAGGGAGGTCGCGGGCCCAGGAGGCAGGGGGTTATAGATTATAGGCACAGCACGGGATTTGAAGCCCTGCTGGGCCACCTTTTCCTTGCCGGGAATATAGACCGTCTCACTGAACTCCTGCGTAAAGTCGAGCTCCGCGAGGGTTGCTAG
- a CDS encoding sugar ABC transporter permease yields MARRGIESSHGNHGVRHLKRTAWLFLLPALSVNVLVILGPSIATVVLAFMDWNGLATPKFIGVSNFASLLKDEVFWSAIYNNARWTLIFLTVPVIMGLIAANLMFMVKRGATVYRTTYFIPVVVATAVSARIWQQSIFHPIAGVAAWLANHGLPFMSADFLGNPKIALYSIAFVDNWHWWGFLAVVFLVAMQQIDPILYQAARVEGANRWQQFRYISFPLIRPTLVFMLLMTIIWSFLVFDFIYILTRGGPGYSTEVLATLTYKRAFYTFQAGQASAVGLTMSLIGGIAIAFYIYLQRKGWEI; encoded by the coding sequence ATGGCAAGACGTGGAATCGAATCATCGCATGGCAACCACGGGGTGCGTCACCTCAAAAGAACAGCATGGCTTTTCTTGCTTCCAGCGCTTTCGGTGAATGTATTGGTTATCCTCGGTCCTTCCATCGCCACGGTGGTTCTCGCCTTTATGGATTGGAACGGCCTCGCGACTCCCAAATTCATTGGCGTTTCTAATTTCGCTTCGTTATTGAAAGACGAGGTATTTTGGAGCGCCATATACAATAATGCCCGTTGGACGTTGATCTTCCTGACAGTTCCAGTAATAATGGGTCTGATCGCCGCGAACCTGATGTTCATGGTGAAAAGAGGAGCCACAGTCTACAGGACCACCTACTTTATACCTGTAGTCGTCGCTACCGCGGTAAGCGCGAGGATCTGGCAACAGAGCATTTTTCACCCCATCGCTGGTGTTGCGGCATGGCTCGCAAATCATGGCCTGCCATTTATGTCGGCTGACTTCCTCGGTAATCCCAAGATTGCCCTCTACTCCATCGCTTTTGTTGATAACTGGCATTGGTGGGGTTTCCTTGCAGTCGTCTTCCTCGTCGCCATGCAGCAGATCGATCCCATCTTGTATCAAGCCGCGCGCGTCGAGGGGGCTAATCGATGGCAACAGTTTCGCTATATCAGCTTCCCTCTCATACGTCCCACGCTGGTCTTTATGCTCCTAATGACTATCATCTGGTCATTCCTGGTGTTCGACTTCATTTACATATTGACAAGAGGTGGTCCTGGCTACTCCACGGAAGTCCTGGCAACTCTAACCTACAAACGTGCGTTCTATACGTTTCAGGCTGGCCAGGCATCCGCTGTTGGGCTTACAATGAGTCTGATCGGGGGAATAGCCATCGCCTTTTACATTTACTTGCAGCGAAAGGGGTGGGAAATTTGA
- a CDS encoding extracellular solute-binding protein, whose product MKRHFITISLIVCMFFTIGVVAQAQTKISWWYENAEPQYEKALREIMIDPFNKAHPDIRLELTIEPDLDRVLRTAVLANSGPDIVMTPGPTYAQEYAKAGHLLPLNKYIKLYKWDKMFIPMMLDISSVEGKVYSVPKTYEAMVLFYNKTLFQKNSWKVPTNISELLDVCKKMQAKGIIPFAQGNSSWRGNNEHYVGLFLNHYAGPENVYKALTGQLRWDDPIFIDAVKMLNDFYQKGWIGGSNYFSLANEDFVTLLATGKAGMSMIGTWGFQWMNEYFKGTGNDWDWAPFPALRSGVPAEFYDLGIGTTLSINASSKNSDAAAEAINWLFADPKRAARMNVTWQGEWNQPITTTTMSDFPKEADPRYARHVETVAKAAASGNYGYTTWTFWPVKTEQWIIEGIEQVWLGKITPAQYMQKVQTLFAEERAAGSVPPIPKRAK is encoded by the coding sequence ATGAAAAGGCACTTTATTACGATTTCACTTATTGTATGCATGTTCTTTACTATTGGCGTTGTAGCGCAGGCGCAAACCAAGATAAGCTGGTGGTACGAGAACGCTGAACCCCAATATGAGAAGGCTCTACGTGAGATTATGATCGACCCCTTTAACAAGGCCCACCCTGATATCCGCTTGGAGCTCACAATCGAGCCGGATCTGGATAGAGTTCTACGCACGGCGGTACTGGCAAATTCGGGGCCCGACATCGTCATGACACCGGGGCCGACCTACGCTCAGGAATATGCTAAGGCAGGGCACCTCTTACCACTCAACAAATACATAAAGCTCTATAAGTGGGACAAGATGTTCATCCCGATGATGTTAGATATATCTTCCGTGGAAGGCAAGGTCTACTCGGTGCCAAAAACTTATGAGGCGATGGTTCTCTTCTATAACAAGACCCTGTTCCAGAAAAACAGCTGGAAGGTCCCCACAAATATCAGCGAACTCCTCGACGTGTGCAAGAAGATGCAAGCGAAGGGCATAATCCCATTCGCCCAGGGGAATTCAAGCTGGCGCGGCAACAACGAGCATTATGTAGGTCTATTCTTAAACCACTACGCCGGCCCTGAAAACGTCTATAAAGCCCTTACTGGTCAGCTGCGGTGGGACGACCCGATCTTTATTGACGCCGTAAAAATGTTAAATGATTTTTACCAAAAAGGCTGGATCGGCGGTTCAAATTATTTCTCGCTCGCGAATGAAGATTTCGTAACATTGCTTGCCACCGGCAAGGCTGGTATGAGCATGATAGGCACCTGGGGATTCCAATGGATGAACGAGTACTTCAAAGGTACGGGTAACGATTGGGATTGGGCTCCATTCCCTGCTCTGCGCTCAGGAGTCCCTGCGGAGTTTTACGACCTTGGGATCGGAACAACTTTATCAATAAATGCGTCATCCAAAAACTCCGACGCGGCCGCCGAGGCAATCAACTGGCTCTTTGCCGATCCTAAACGAGCTGCCCGTATGAACGTTACCTGGCAAGGCGAATGGAACCAACCTATTACCACAACGACAATGAGTGACTTCCCGAAGGAGGCAGACCCGCGGTACGCAAGACATGTGGAAACGGTCGCAAAGGCCGCAGCTAGTGGCAACTACGGTTACACGACCTGGACGTTTTGGCCCGTAAAAACCGAACAGTGGATTATAGAAGGAATTGAGCAAGTCTGGCTTGGCAAAATCACCCCAGCTCAATATATGCAGAAGGTCCAAACACTCTTCGCTGAGGAGCGCGCCGCGGGCAGCGTCCCTCCCATACCCAAGCGAGCAAAATAA
- a CDS encoding helix-turn-helix domain-containing protein, protein MSSNAFGQRLRELRKSRNLSLRKLAASLDVHYVYISQLERGIEKPSENLIKRIAEVFNLQNVDELLLSAEKIPSDLRRILVENPAEAPVLLREHVGGTFMDRRRQDILQMWKHNYSNGLVEFPIIEEIKAVKHKGYDVSRAEALIPKGHDLYAAGETEKLLKHIAVIRKALHDAPRVADPDFYSPATFEEIRASLPSTVAPGTDQIRSDFEPAAQIYYDKIYGGWLGKCIGGALGMPVEGWPSAKISGTYGEISNYLSTPCTVNDDTSYEIVFIHALKEHGIDLTSEDLALEWLEHIPIGYTAEKVALDNLRKGLMPPLSATTDNPYSEWIGAQMRGEVCGFIAPGRPEIAIEYAYKDAIISHEREGVYGEMYDAALISLAFVEKDVRRVLKIGLGFVPPRSRFAKVVRDAIEWSRTSKDWREAWNKAEQSYLADYHWVHTFPNIAAVVIGLWFGEGDFERTICITTMCGLDTDCTAGQAGAIVGTIIGAGQIPAKWKAPIGDRLDSEVIGFEHLHISDISKWTLGIGKEVLSKRTTDHGPAEEVTAI, encoded by the coding sequence TTGTCATCTAATGCCTTTGGACAACGATTGCGCGAGCTGAGGAAGTCCAGGAATCTTAGTTTACGGAAACTCGCGGCTTCCCTAGATGTCCACTACGTTTACATAAGTCAATTGGAACGCGGAATCGAAAAACCCTCTGAAAACCTCATTAAGAGGATTGCCGAGGTTTTCAACCTCCAGAATGTTGACGAATTACTTCTCTCAGCTGAAAAGATACCTTCGGATCTCAGGAGAATATTAGTTGAAAACCCGGCCGAGGCGCCGGTGCTCCTGAGGGAACATGTGGGGGGTACGTTTATGGATAGACGCCGTCAGGATATCCTCCAGATGTGGAAGCACAACTATTCAAATGGGCTCGTTGAGTTTCCCATCATTGAAGAAATCAAGGCAGTAAAACATAAAGGCTACGATGTAAGCAGGGCCGAGGCGCTTATACCAAAAGGTCATGATCTCTATGCAGCCGGTGAAACAGAGAAACTCTTGAAGCACATAGCGGTGATCAGGAAAGCCCTGCATGACGCGCCGAGGGTCGCTGACCCGGATTTCTATTCGCCAGCCACCTTTGAGGAGATAAGGGCCTCTCTGCCTTCCACTGTTGCGCCAGGCACAGATCAGATTCGCTCCGACTTCGAACCCGCCGCCCAAATCTACTACGATAAAATCTACGGCGGGTGGCTCGGAAAGTGCATCGGCGGGGCCCTCGGGATGCCTGTAGAGGGATGGCCTTCAGCAAAGATATCGGGGACCTACGGCGAGATCTCAAATTATCTTTCAACCCCGTGCACCGTCAACGATGATACCTCTTACGAAATAGTCTTCATACATGCTTTGAAAGAACACGGGATAGACTTGACCAGCGAGGACCTAGCCCTGGAATGGCTTGAACATATCCCTATCGGTTACACCGCCGAGAAGGTTGCCCTGGATAATTTGAGGAAGGGCCTCATGCCCCCTCTCTCCGCAACCACCGACAACCCCTACAGTGAGTGGATCGGAGCCCAAATGCGCGGCGAGGTATGCGGATTTATCGCGCCGGGGCGCCCTGAGATCGCCATCGAATATGCATACAAGGACGCGATCATTTCCCACGAGCGTGAGGGCGTCTATGGCGAAATGTACGACGCCGCACTTATAAGCCTCGCCTTCGTGGAGAAAGACGTGAGGCGAGTTCTCAAGATAGGGCTGGGGTTCGTCCCTCCCAGGAGCAGGTTTGCCAAGGTCGTGCGCGACGCCATCGAATGGTCACGAACATCAAAAGATTGGCGCGAGGCGTGGAACAAAGCGGAGCAAAGCTACCTCGCTGATTACCATTGGGTCCATACTTTCCCCAATATCGCCGCCGTAGTTATCGGGCTGTGGTTTGGTGAAGGGGATTTCGAGAGAACAATCTGTATCACCACGATGTGCGGCCTAGATACCGACTGCACCGCCGGCCAGGCAGGCGCCATAGTGGGCACAATCATTGGTGCCGGCCAGATCCCCGCCAAATGGAAAGCTCCGATCGGCGACCGGCTCGACAGTGAGGTTATCGGCTTTGAACATCTTCATATTTCCGACATTTCAAAATGGACGCTCGGAATCGGGAAGGAGGTATTAAGCAAGAGAACGACCGATCACGGACCGGCTGAGGAGGTGACCGCCATTTAA
- a CDS encoding DUF134 domain-containing protein, with translation MPRPPKFRRVEFLPQVTVFKPAGVPLRELDEEVLTIEELEALRLKDLEGLEQEDCAERMQVSRPTFQRVLVSARGKVARALVEGKAIRVEGGNYRVAARRFQCRACSHEFEVPFGTGERGIEMMCPQCGAHQVHRIDQGGHGFGNMPWGRHGRGWKD, from the coding sequence ATGCCAAGGCCGCCTAAATTCAGGCGCGTGGAATTTCTGCCACAAGTAACAGTATTTAAGCCGGCAGGAGTTCCACTACGGGAGCTAGACGAAGAAGTGCTGACTATCGAGGAACTCGAAGCCCTCCGCCTCAAGGACCTTGAAGGTCTCGAACAGGAAGACTGCGCGGAGAGGATGCAGGTCTCCCGGCCCACTTTTCAGAGGGTGCTTGTATCAGCAAGGGGTAAGGTTGCAAGGGCCCTGGTTGAAGGCAAGGCCATCCGGGTGGAGGGCGGGAATTACCGGGTGGCTGCACGACGATTCCAATGCAGGGCCTGTAGCCATGAATTCGAAGTGCCCTTTGGCACCGGGGAGCGGGGGATTGAAATGATGTGTCCCCAATGTGGCGCCCACCAGGTACACCGCATTGACCAGGGTGGGCATGGCTTCGGAAACATGCCCTGGGGTCGCCACGGCCGGGGATGGAAGGATTAA
- a CDS encoding ADP-ribosylglycohydrolase family protein: MAGEAGEALDFGPLDEALSDEALFDKIYGAWLGRCAGCLLGKPVEGWTKKDIETYLRAVGAYPLEDFFPPMPPGLCNRDNLPTIREPKALKGSFEHMLRDDDIDYTILGLHILDTYGFDFTTDHIAQEWLARLPYLLTYTAERVAYKNLVNRITPPRSATHQNPYREWIGAQIRADIWGYVNPGQPERAAELAYRDATLSHVKNGVYGEMFVSAMLAAAFKTSSVKEVVEIGLSEIPEKSRLAEAIRNVVRWSQQFPTWQGTWNEIMAAYGHYNWVHTINNASIVIMALLHGEGDFGKSIGIAVMGGLDTDCNGATTGSILGAILGARGLPKSWAEPLNDTVESVVAGYHKVSISELARRTARLAKANLARISTEEQ; encoded by the coding sequence GTGGCCGGAGAGGCTGGGGAGGCGCTAGATTTTGGACCGTTAGATGAGGCCCTATCAGATGAGGCTTTATTTGACAAGATATATGGTGCCTGGCTCGGGCGCTGCGCCGGATGCCTGCTCGGGAAGCCGGTAGAGGGGTGGACAAAGAAGGATATCGAGACTTACCTCAGGGCTGTAGGCGCGTATCCGCTCGAGGACTTCTTTCCGCCAATGCCCCCGGGCTTGTGCAATCGCGATAACTTGCCCACCATCCGGGAGCCTAAAGCTCTGAAAGGCTCTTTCGAGCATATGCTCCGCGACGATGACATAGACTATACTATTCTTGGCTTGCATATCCTGGATACCTACGGCTTCGATTTCACTACGGATCACATCGCCCAGGAGTGGCTCGCAAGGCTCCCGTACCTCTTAACTTATACAGCGGAACGGGTCGCCTACAAAAACCTGGTTAATCGCATCACGCCGCCCCGCTCCGCCACCCATCAGAACCCATATAGAGAATGGATAGGCGCCCAAATCAGGGCGGATATATGGGGTTATGTAAATCCAGGGCAGCCCGAACGTGCTGCAGAGCTTGCCTACCGTGACGCAACGCTATCCCATGTCAAAAACGGGGTCTACGGCGAGATGTTCGTCTCAGCGATGCTGGCGGCTGCATTCAAGACGAGCAGCGTGAAAGAGGTCGTTGAAATCGGCTTGTCCGAGATTCCCGAGAAATCACGGCTGGCGGAGGCTATCAGAAACGTGGTCAGGTGGAGCCAGCAGTTCCCCACCTGGCAGGGAACCTGGAATGAAATCATGGCAGCATATGGGCATTATAACTGGGTTCATACAATTAACAATGCCTCTATCGTTATCATGGCACTCCTTCATGGGGAGGGGGACTTCGGCAAATCGATCGGGATAGCGGTAATGGGTGGCCTTGATACCGACTGTAACGGTGCGACAACAGGATCGATCCTGGGTGCTATCCTGGGCGCACGGGGGCTTCCCAAGTCCTGGGCTGAGCCGTTAAATGATACAGTTGAAAGCGTTGTTGCAGGCTACCACAAGGTTTCGATCTCTGAGCTCGCTAGGCGCACAGCCAGGTTAGCCAAGGCAAATCTGGCGAGGATATCGACGGAGGAGCAATAG
- the thyX gene encoding FAD-dependent thymidylate synthase, which yields MQVDILHMTPNPLKVIWTAARTCYSHLPPQELWASDPSTDDMLRIARRVFTSGHLSVVEHCSITYAVSGVSRTLLAQYSRHRIGVSLSVQSQRHVSEASARNDGQFEYVTPPGVQAHAGASRVFEDGMKMLQDLYDRLCAFGIRVEDARFVLPGAAMTNFVTTVNLRSLLDLYTKRVGEPGAQWEIKELIERMARLAVEREPWLGEFIYRKV from the coding sequence TTGCAGGTAGATATCTTACATATGACCCCAAATCCCCTGAAGGTAATCTGGACGGCTGCGCGCACGTGTTATAGCCATCTTCCCCCACAGGAATTGTGGGCTTCGGACCCATCAACCGATGATATGCTCAGGATAGCGCGGAGGGTCTTTACCTCCGGGCATCTCAGCGTTGTGGAGCATTGCTCTATCACCTATGCTGTGAGCGGCGTGTCGAGGACCCTGCTTGCCCAGTACAGCCGCCACCGGATCGGAGTGAGCCTCTCCGTCCAGTCGCAGCGCCATGTTTCGGAGGCATCGGCCAGGAACGACGGGCAGTTTGAGTATGTCACCCCGCCGGGCGTGCAGGCGCATGCCGGGGCTAGCAGGGTATTTGAGGACGGCATGAAGATGCTACAGGACCTCTATGACAGGCTTTGCGCCTTCGGCATCCGCGTTGAGGATGCCAGGTTCGTCCTGCCCGGCGCCGCCATGACTAACTTCGTTACTACAGTGAACCTGAGGTCATTGCTGGATTTATATACCAAGCGAGTCGGAGAGCCGGGCGCCCAGTGGGAAATAAAGGAGCTTATCGAGAGAATGGCCAGGCTCGCCGTTGAGAGAGAGCCATGGCTGGGCGAGTTTATATATAGGAAGGTCTGA
- a CDS encoding carbohydrate ABC transporter permease yields MLSHLVLIVLASFSLGPLIIMLLNSLKTRSEMARNPVGLPTIPHFENYLNAWNQGGLGHALLNTSIIVGLTVGGVCIIAGLAAYALARVKVPGWELLTLYFLACTTIPVQLFIIPLFFLFERIGLTNSIFGLVVIYWAIYTPFSIFLLRSYFLGIPQDFEDAARVDGASDWQIFWLIMAPLAMPAFFTVILVVGMWSWNEFILAVTFLHNEALQTATIRFFTFSGRYTAEWGLMMAGATILAAPIVSIFLLLQRRFIEGMTAGGLKI; encoded by the coding sequence GTGCTAAGCCACCTTGTCTTGATTGTCCTGGCGTCCTTTTCCCTCGGGCCGCTTATAATAATGCTCCTTAACTCCCTGAAAACGCGATCCGAGATGGCCAGGAATCCAGTAGGCCTCCCTACAATTCCCCATTTCGAAAACTACCTGAACGCCTGGAACCAGGGAGGGCTCGGCCATGCTTTATTGAATACCTCGATTATAGTTGGGTTAACGGTCGGCGGCGTATGTATCATCGCAGGGCTCGCCGCATATGCCCTAGCACGCGTAAAAGTGCCCGGATGGGAACTCTTGACTTTATATTTCCTGGCATGCACTACTATACCTGTCCAGCTTTTCATCATACCGCTCTTCTTTCTATTCGAGCGAATAGGTTTAACCAACAGTATTTTTGGACTCGTGGTGATTTACTGGGCCATATATACACCATTCTCGATTTTCCTGCTGCGATCCTATTTCCTGGGGATTCCCCAGGACTTCGAGGACGCAGCGCGCGTAGATGGAGCATCCGACTGGCAGATATTCTGGCTCATTATGGCTCCGCTTGCGATGCCGGCTTTCTTCACCGTTATCCTTGTAGTGGGTATGTGGAGTTGGAACGAATTCATACTGGCGGTCACGTTCTTACATAATGAGGCGCTTCAGACCGCAACTATCCGTTTCTTTACATTCAGCGGGAGATACACGGCTGAATGGGGGCTGATGATGGCTGGCGCTACCATTCTGGCGGCTCCAATTGTAAGTATATTCCTGCTGCTTCAACGTCGATTCATCGAAGGCATGACAGCAGGGGGCCTGAAGATCTAA
- the sigH gene encoding RNA polymerase sporulation sigma factor SigH, with product MGANAQEASFDGYDLMLDEQVVESARKGDRAAEEYLINKYKNFVRAKARSYFLIGADREDIIQEGMIGLFKAIRDFRSDKLASFRAFAELCITRQIITAIKTATRQKHIPLNSYVSLNKPIYDEESDRTLLDVLSGTKVTDPEELVISREEFVDIEVKMGEFLSDLEWKVLISYLDGKSYQEIALELHRHVKSIDNALQRVKRKIERYIEKRNGSS from the coding sequence GTGGGCGCTAACGCTCAAGAAGCGTCCTTTGACGGGTATGACCTGATGCTTGACGAGCAAGTCGTCGAAAGCGCGCGTAAGGGCGACCGGGCGGCGGAGGAATACCTCATAAACAAGTATAAGAACTTTGTCCGGGCTAAGGCGCGTTCCTATTTTCTAATAGGAGCGGATCGCGAGGATATAATCCAGGAGGGAATGATCGGGCTATTCAAGGCGATAAGGGATTTTCGCAGCGATAAGCTTGCTTCCTTCAGGGCCTTTGCGGAACTCTGTATCACCCGGCAGATTATTACGGCGATCAAGACAGCCACAAGGCAGAAACATATCCCTTTAAACTCGTATGTCTCGCTCAACAAGCCGATTTACGATGAGGAATCAGACAGGACGCTGCTTGACGTGCTATCCGGGACAAAGGTGACGGATCCCGAGGAGCTTGTCATAAGCAGGGAGGAATTCGTAGACATCGAAGTGAAGATGGGCGAGTTCCTGAGCGACCTTGAATGGAAGGTCCTTATATCCTACCTAGACGGGAAATCCTATCAGGAGATCGCCCTCGAGCTCCACCGGCACGTTAAATCGATCGATAACGCCCTTCAGCGTGTCAAACGCAAAATCGAGCGGTACATAGAAAAGAGGAACGGATCATCATAG